The proteins below are encoded in one region of Limnochorda pilosa:
- a CDS encoding branched-chain amino acid ABC transporter permease has protein sequence MRVRTETWLTLLAIALFALFIRWAETGLNPYYQRILNTAFVYVVAAVGYNLINGVTGQFSLGPNAFMALGGYTAALLVLPVAQKEMVWFLEPLMWPFNAFSLPGSLFVVALLAAGVVASVGGLVVGYPSLRLRGDYLAIATFGFGEIVFVLANNVIPLTNGALGIKAIPQYTHLWWSGGFAVASIVLVRNLALSSFGRAMRAVREDEVAAEAMGVNVFRTKLLAFMVSAFLGGIAGALLTTLITTISPTLFTFTMTFNLLIIIVLGGLGSMTGSVVTAVLFAVLQEVLRSLEAPMRLGSWTIPGIPGMRMVVFSLLLIVLMIFYRRGLFGRGELSWEPLLRRLPGRRRAHAPNA, from the coding sequence ATGCGCGTGCGCACCGAAACCTGGCTGACCTTGCTGGCCATCGCTCTCTTCGCCCTCTTCATCCGGTGGGCGGAGACCGGCCTGAACCCCTACTACCAGCGGATCCTCAACACCGCCTTCGTCTACGTGGTGGCCGCGGTCGGCTACAACCTCATCAACGGCGTCACCGGCCAGTTCTCCCTGGGCCCCAACGCCTTCATGGCCCTGGGCGGCTACACCGCGGCGCTGCTGGTGCTGCCGGTGGCCCAGAAGGAGATGGTCTGGTTCCTCGAGCCGCTCATGTGGCCCTTCAACGCCTTCAGCCTGCCGGGGAGCCTCTTCGTGGTCGCGCTCCTGGCGGCCGGGGTCGTGGCCTCCGTGGGTGGGCTGGTGGTGGGCTACCCCTCCCTACGCCTGCGGGGCGACTACCTGGCCATCGCCACCTTCGGCTTCGGCGAGATCGTCTTCGTGCTGGCCAACAACGTGATCCCCCTCACCAACGGGGCCCTGGGGATCAAGGCGATCCCCCAGTACACCCACCTTTGGTGGTCCGGAGGCTTTGCCGTGGCCAGCATCGTGCTGGTGCGCAACCTGGCCCTCTCGAGCTTCGGACGGGCCATGCGGGCTGTGCGGGAGGACGAGGTGGCAGCGGAGGCGATGGGGGTCAACGTCTTCCGCACCAAACTCCTGGCCTTCATGGTCAGCGCCTTCCTGGGCGGCATCGCCGGGGCGCTGCTCACCACGCTCATCACCACCATCTCCCCCACCCTCTTCACCTTCACCATGACCTTCAACCTGCTGATCATCATCGTGCTGGGCGGGCTGGGGTCCATGACGGGGTCCGTCGTCACCGCCGTCCTCTTTGCGGTGCTGCAGGAGGTCCTCCGCTCCCTGGAGGCGCCCATGCGGCTGGGGTCCTGGACGATCCCGGGCATCCCCGGCATGCGGATGGTGGTCTTCTCGCTCCTGCTCATCGTGCTCATGATCTTCTACCGCCGGGGCCTCTTCGGCCGGGGCGAGCTCTCGTGGGAGCCCCTCCTCCGCCGGCTTCCGGGAAGGAGGCGCGCCCATGCGCCCAACGCCTGA
- a CDS encoding ABC transporter ATP-binding protein, which produces MTFGGLVAVDRFDLTLQPGELVGLIGPNGAGKTTVFNMITGHYEPTAGRILFEGQEITGSPPDRVTALGIARTFQNVRLFGGMTVLENVLVSYHVRLRSSVWGAFLRLPGYNREEEAMREEGMELLRQVGLGGLAHAEASSLPYGQQRRLEIARALATRPRLLLLDEPAAGMNPEETRNLMAFIRRIREQFGLTILLIEHDMKLVMGICERIRVLDHGQSIAEGDPAAIQAHPKVIEAYLGEEEA; this is translated from the coding sequence ATGACCTTCGGCGGCTTGGTGGCCGTGGACCGCTTCGACCTCACCCTCCAGCCGGGCGAACTGGTGGGGCTCATCGGGCCCAACGGCGCGGGCAAGACCACGGTCTTCAACATGATCACGGGGCACTACGAGCCCACCGCAGGGAGGATCCTCTTCGAGGGCCAGGAGATCACCGGCTCCCCCCCCGACCGGGTGACCGCCTTGGGCATCGCCCGCACCTTCCAGAACGTCCGCCTCTTCGGTGGCATGACCGTGTTGGAGAACGTGCTGGTCTCCTATCACGTGCGGCTGCGCTCCTCGGTGTGGGGCGCCTTCCTCCGCCTCCCCGGATACAACCGGGAGGAAGAGGCCATGCGGGAGGAGGGCATGGAGCTCCTCCGGCAGGTGGGCCTCGGCGGCCTGGCCCACGCCGAAGCGTCCAGCCTGCCCTACGGCCAGCAGCGGCGCCTGGAGATCGCCCGGGCCCTGGCCACCCGGCCCCGCCTCCTCCTGCTGGACGAGCCCGCTGCCGGCATGAACCCCGAGGAGACCCGGAACCTGATGGCCTTCATCCGCCGCATCCGCGAGCAGTTCGGGCTCACCATCCTCCTCATCGAGCACGACATGAAGCTGGTGATGGGCATCTGCGAGCGCATCCGGGTGCTGGACCACGGGCAGTCCATCGCCGAGGGCGACCCCGCCGCGATCCAGGCGCATCCCAAGGTGATCGAGGCCTACCTGGGGGAGGAAGAGGCATGA
- a CDS encoding ABC transporter ATP-binding protein, protein MSGLPVLVLEDLNVFYGGIHALKGISLRVAQGQIVTLIGANGAGKSTTLRAITGLVRARKGSIRLDGREILGLKAHRIVQQGVAMAPEGRRIFPNLSVRENLMMGAYHRSDADGVQADLERVYQLFPRLHERRDQSGGTLSGGEQQMLAVGRALMSHPRILCLDEPSLGLAPSLRQEVFRALEALHGQGRTILLVEQNARAALRLAEYAYVLETGRVVLEGPAAELAENEQVRRAYLGEG, encoded by the coding sequence ATGAGCGGCCTGCCCGTCCTGGTCCTGGAGGACCTCAACGTCTTCTACGGCGGCATCCATGCCCTCAAGGGAATCTCCCTCCGGGTGGCCCAGGGGCAGATCGTCACCCTCATCGGGGCCAACGGCGCCGGCAAGTCCACCACCCTGCGGGCGATCACGGGCCTGGTGCGGGCGCGCAAGGGATCGATCCGCCTGGACGGCCGGGAGATCCTGGGCCTCAAGGCGCACCGCATCGTCCAGCAGGGCGTGGCCATGGCGCCCGAGGGCCGCCGCATCTTCCCCAACCTGAGCGTGCGGGAGAACCTGATGATGGGCGCCTACCACCGCTCCGACGCGGACGGCGTCCAGGCGGACCTGGAGCGGGTCTACCAGCTCTTCCCCCGCCTGCACGAGCGGCGCGACCAGAGCGGCGGCACCCTCTCGGGCGGCGAGCAGCAGATGCTGGCCGTGGGACGGGCGCTCATGAGCCATCCCCGCATCCTCTGCCTGGACGAGCCCTCGCTGGGTCTCGCCCCGTCGCTCCGCCAGGAGGTCTTCCGGGCGCTGGAGGCGCTCCACGGCCAGGGACGCACGATCCTGCTGGTGGAACAGAACGCCCGGGCCGCCCTTCGCCTGGCGGAGTACGCCTACGTGCTCGAGACAGGGCGGGTGGTGCTGGAGGGCCCTGCCGCGGAGCTGGCCGAGAACGAGCAGGTCCGGCGGGCGTACCTGGGGGAGGGGTAG